In a genomic window of Streptomyces sp. BHT-5-2:
- a CDS encoding acyl-CoA dehydrogenase family protein, translating to MANALPLLLAAWRGSAHRLTTVAEDILDGTAQIGVAATDGAAPGSDLTSLGTTVEFSGDRVELTGTKRWIVNAMTAEWALVLARHAPGRQFTSFTLLLVPLDAPGVTRSPADTTAFNGSALGDLTFDRVQLGTGHVIGGRGRGLALFARQMAGERLASGLWAEALAGRVLAEVRTHLSERRIAGAPLWHNAAVRQRYAEAVLTHQTLRALCDRLSQPRPDNPGGLDEAMALTAVVKAAGARALDTVLDTCGPLMGADGFKSDGIQQLRLETAMFGIAGGTTATLLDLIADHSEALVPAVATAGA from the coding sequence GTGGCGAACGCCCTGCCGCTGCTGCTGGCGGCCTGGCGTGGCTCCGCCCACCGGCTGACCACCGTGGCCGAGGACATTCTGGATGGCACGGCGCAGATCGGCGTCGCTGCCACCGACGGGGCCGCCCCTGGGTCGGACCTGACCAGTCTGGGGACCACCGTAGAGTTCTCCGGCGACCGGGTCGAACTGACCGGGACCAAACGCTGGATTGTCAACGCCATGACAGCCGAGTGGGCGCTGGTACTGGCCCGGCACGCGCCAGGGCGACAGTTCACCAGCTTCACCCTGCTCCTCGTACCGCTGGACGCGCCCGGCGTCACCCGGAGCCCCGCCGACACCACCGCCTTCAACGGCTCCGCTCTCGGCGACCTGACCTTCGACCGCGTCCAGCTCGGCACCGGCCACGTCATCGGTGGACGGGGGCGCGGGCTGGCCCTGTTCGCCCGGCAGATGGCCGGTGAACGCCTCGCCAGCGGACTGTGGGCGGAGGCACTGGCCGGCCGGGTCCTCGCTGAGGTGCGAACCCACCTGTCCGAACGCCGCATCGCCGGGGCACCCCTGTGGCACAACGCGGCGGTTCGCCAGCGCTATGCGGAAGCGGTCCTCACCCACCAGACCCTCCGGGCGCTCTGCGACCGTCTGAGCCAACCGCGCCCTGACAACCCCGGCGGTCTGGATGAGGCGATGGCCCTCACCGCAGTGGTCAAGGCCGCCGGCGCACGAGCCCTGGACACCGTTTTGGACACCTGCGGCCCCTTGATGGGAGCCGACGGCTTCAAGTCTGACGGCATACAGCAACTACGCCTGGAGACCGCCATGTTCGGGATCGCGGGCGGTACCACCGCCACTCTTCTGGACCTGATCGCCGATCATTCCGAAGCGCTCGTACCGGCAGTGGCAACGGCAGGTGCGTGA
- a CDS encoding phosphopantetheine-binding protein has product MDEQFTAVLRPHLPYLPNDRELAPGDGLRELGLNSMQAIEVLFALEDAYGAAIPDDKLNDHTFETAGNLWEVVEQSREKAGELR; this is encoded by the coding sequence ATGGACGAGCAGTTCACCGCAGTACTTCGCCCTCACCTTCCCTACCTGCCCAACGACCGTGAGCTCGCCCCGGGCGACGGGCTCCGCGAACTGGGTCTGAACTCGATGCAGGCGATCGAGGTCCTGTTCGCGCTGGAGGACGCCTACGGCGCCGCGATACCCGATGACAAGCTCAACGACCACACCTTCGAGACCGCAGGCAATCTGTGGGAGGTCGTCGAGCAGTCCCGCGAGAAGGCAGGCGAGCTGCGATGA
- a CDS encoding glutamate-5-semialdehyde dehydrogenase, translating to MDIDQILDRTSAARMAAPPIGDGAYRAFVQAIRARIDEHWPFILEGNARDLAAAREQGLSEALLERLRLTDAQRISLERACVSIERNLPDQATVQDSSLVTATARSHRVRRPLGVILMIFESRAEIAIRSAAMCGATGNAVLLRGGKEMTETARSISGLLSAALADAGLPEGLVTLLDSSDRRQLKELLRRDDAIDVIIPRGSPSLIEHCRTASRIPLIASGGGVNHIYVHHSADLQAAARLTLDSKLFDPAACTALDMVLVDDSAVDAYLAALDQAVEHDPESKRCILRLPQELVCRVPAALSAQIDPTRLGPHDNGREYMSPTLAIRPVSGLSEAIEHINRFGSGHTEGVIAASQEARAAFGQRIDAATIVVNGSLRLNDAAAMGIGTALAISTGRLHVRGPVTLESLYTYSWTVEGTVDTHT from the coding sequence ATGGACATCGATCAGATTCTTGACCGCACGTCTGCGGCAAGAATGGCGGCGCCCCCGATAGGCGACGGCGCCTACCGCGCGTTCGTTCAGGCCATCCGGGCACGCATCGACGAGCATTGGCCTTTCATCCTCGAGGGCAACGCCCGCGACCTGGCCGCCGCCCGGGAACAGGGGCTGTCAGAGGCTCTGCTGGAACGTCTGCGTCTCACCGACGCCCAACGCATATCCCTGGAGCGTGCCTGCGTCTCCATCGAACGGAACCTGCCGGACCAGGCTACTGTCCAGGACAGTTCACTGGTCACGGCGACGGCACGTTCCCACCGCGTGCGACGCCCGCTCGGCGTCATCCTCATGATCTTCGAGTCTCGGGCGGAAATCGCGATCCGAAGCGCGGCGATGTGCGGTGCGACCGGCAATGCTGTCTTGTTGCGCGGCGGCAAGGAAATGACCGAAACCGCCAGGTCGATCAGCGGGCTTCTCAGTGCGGCGTTGGCAGATGCCGGACTCCCCGAGGGCCTGGTGACCCTTCTCGACAGCAGCGACCGCCGCCAGCTCAAAGAGCTGCTGCGTCGCGATGATGCCATCGATGTCATCATTCCCCGCGGCAGTCCCAGCTTGATCGAGCATTGCCGTACCGCATCGCGGATTCCTCTGATCGCCAGCGGCGGCGGCGTGAACCACATCTACGTCCACCACAGCGCCGACCTCCAGGCCGCGGCACGGCTGACCCTGGACTCCAAACTCTTCGACCCGGCGGCCTGCACAGCGCTCGACATGGTCCTGGTGGACGACTCCGCCGTCGACGCCTACCTGGCGGCCCTCGATCAGGCCGTCGAGCACGACCCGGAATCCAAACGGTGCATCTTGCGCCTTCCGCAGGAACTCGTCTGCCGGGTCCCTGCTGCGCTGTCGGCCCAGATCGACCCTACCCGGCTGGGTCCGCACGACAACGGCCGCGAATACATGAGCCCGACGCTGGCGATACGCCCCGTTTCCGGCCTGTCGGAGGCCATCGAGCACATCAACCGCTTCGGCTCCGGACACACCGAGGGTGTTATCGCCGCGAGCCAGGAGGCTCGCGCCGCATTCGGGCAGCGGATCGACGCGGCGACGATCGTCGTCAACGGCTCCTTGCGGCTGAACGACGCCGCCGCGATGGGGATCGGCACCGCGCTCGCCATCAGCACCGGTCGACTGCACGTCCGTGGGCCGGTGACGTTGGAATCCCTCTACACCTACAGCTGGACCGTCGAGGGCACCGTCGACACGCACACCTGA
- a CDS encoding amino acid adenylation domain-containing protein has protein sequence MNSPTTGLAALVHASVRRHGSEPALEVAGTSLTYDEMWAAAGQLARRLVSRCGSRPARVALHARRDAVTYLGYLAALRLGATVIPLNPEFPLARNTAIVRAAGADAVVGSDADVCAHLVREGRPTACAVAGQELLAAAERTEPGLPDTPVVGPEDTAYILFTSGSTGRSKGVPIRHGNVCGYVEHHARQRRSGPGSRFSQSFDLTFDPSVYDMFVAWCSGATLVVPSREELHDPVDFINRQRITHWFSVPSVISLARRMRRLPAGSMPGLKWSLFAGEQLTWEQADAWQRAAPASRLENLYGPTELTITCTGYQVPDSPSLRPQTRNGTVPIGYPHPLVDHVLVDEGSHVGDEGELCVRGPQRFAGYLDPADNTNRFVRIADGRAHPVQISDSAPAEVYYRTGDLVSRHASGVLVHHSRLDNQVKLHGYRVELGEVEAVLRTHPGTEEAVVVVPEGTADPVAFYTGTESEAADLMAHLQRSLPWYMVPSRYRCLRQLPLNGNGKVDRRALTALADGSAKPTNAP, from the coding sequence ATGAACTCACCCACCACCGGCCTCGCGGCTCTCGTGCACGCGTCCGTCCGGCGCCACGGCTCCGAGCCTGCACTGGAAGTGGCGGGCACCTCGTTGACCTACGACGAGATGTGGGCGGCTGCCGGCCAGTTGGCCCGGCGTCTGGTCTCCCGATGTGGCAGTCGGCCTGCCCGAGTCGCCCTGCACGCCCGCCGGGACGCGGTCACCTACCTGGGATACCTGGCGGCGCTGCGACTGGGCGCCACCGTGATTCCGCTCAACCCTGAGTTCCCCCTCGCACGGAACACCGCGATCGTCCGCGCCGCCGGGGCGGACGCCGTCGTCGGGTCGGATGCAGACGTCTGTGCTCATCTGGTCCGGGAGGGACGTCCCACCGCCTGTGCCGTCGCCGGCCAGGAGCTCCTCGCAGCGGCCGAGCGGACCGAGCCCGGGCTGCCTGACACGCCGGTGGTGGGTCCCGAGGACACCGCGTACATCCTGTTCACCTCCGGCTCCACCGGCAGGTCCAAGGGCGTCCCCATTCGGCACGGCAACGTGTGCGGATACGTCGAGCATCATGCGCGGCAACGCCGTTCCGGGCCGGGGAGCAGGTTCTCCCAGTCCTTCGATCTGACCTTCGATCCCTCCGTCTACGACATGTTTGTGGCCTGGTGCAGCGGGGCCACTCTCGTGGTCCCCTCCCGCGAGGAACTTCACGACCCCGTCGATTTCATCAACCGGCAGCGCATCACCCACTGGTTCTCGGTGCCGTCGGTGATCTCACTGGCCCGCAGGATGCGTCGGCTTCCCGCCGGCAGCATGCCGGGACTGAAGTGGTCGCTCTTCGCCGGCGAACAGCTCACCTGGGAACAGGCGGACGCCTGGCAACGCGCTGCTCCTGCAAGTCGGTTGGAGAATCTCTACGGGCCCACGGAACTGACCATCACCTGCACCGGCTACCAGGTGCCCGATTCCCCCTCCCTGCGCCCGCAGACCCGCAACGGCACCGTCCCCATCGGTTACCCGCATCCGCTCGTCGACCATGTGCTTGTGGACGAGGGCAGCCATGTCGGGGACGAGGGTGAGCTATGCGTGCGCGGACCTCAGAGGTTCGCCGGCTATCTCGACCCGGCCGACAACACGAACAGGTTCGTCCGCATCGCCGACGGCCGGGCGCATCCGGTACAGATCTCCGATTCAGCGCCGGCCGAGGTGTACTACCGCACCGGCGACTTGGTCTCCAGGCACGCCTCAGGTGTCCTCGTCCACCACAGCCGTCTGGACAACCAGGTGAAGCTGCACGGGTACCGGGTCGAGCTCGGTGAGGTGGAAGCCGTGCTGCGCACCCACCCTGGGACGGAGGAAGCCGTGGTGGTCGTGCCCGAGGGCACAGCGGACCCAGTGGCCTTCTACACCGGTACAGAGTCCGAGGCAGCAGACCTGATGGCGCATCTGCAGCGGTCCTTGCCCTGGTACATGGTGCCCAGCCGGTACCGCTGTCTGCGGCAACTGCCACTCAACGGCAACGGCAAGGTCGACCGCCGCGCTCTGACCGCGCTGGCGGACGGCAGCGCCAAGCCGACCAACGCGCCATAG
- a CDS encoding acyl carrier protein has protein sequence MTTNPRLAPPRSEVATIVKRMLIAESRLTMEPTELRDDEPLTGPVLNVSSFGFVGMFIRLEDELGVELPDDLFIDRVFTTVNDIVNVVSEAAGRAQDETE, from the coding sequence ATGACCACCAACCCCCGTCTCGCCCCGCCCCGCTCTGAAGTGGCCACGATCGTGAAGCGCATGCTCATCGCCGAGTCACGCCTCACCATGGAACCCACCGAGTTGCGTGACGACGAGCCCCTGACCGGCCCCGTCCTCAACGTGAGTTCCTTCGGGTTCGTCGGCATGTTCATCCGGCTCGAAGACGAACTCGGAGTCGAGCTCCCGGACGACCTCTTCATCGACCGGGTGTTCACGACGGTCAACGACATCGTCAACGTCGTCAGCGAAGCCGCTGGTCGTGCCCAGGACGAGACGGAGTAG
- a CDS encoding type I polyketide synthase: MITGQAPARGSAEDAVAVIGMGCRFPQAESVDQYWRLLTDQVDAITEVPGDRFDIAEHYDPSPGTPGKTVSRYGGFLESPFHFDAAFFGISPLEATGMDPQQRLLLQVTWEALEHAGIRPSSLAGSRTGVFVGQATAEYGEISARTADTDVREAAGNRLRAVTAGRVSYTFDLQGPSLVLDTACSSSLVAVHTARRSLLTADCDLAIAAGVNIVLSATDAVAYSQGSMLAPDGRCKFGDARADGFVRSDGIGAVVLKRLVDAERDGDPVLAVLRGSAVVNDGRGSGLLLKPAASGQVAAMWEACISAGITPGQLDYVEAHGTGTRVGDLAELQGLADAVAGERTPERPLRVGSVKTNIGHTEAAAGIAGLIKAVLVARHRLVPGSLHLTTPNPALADGLPVEVVRGTAELTPTGDAAVVGVSSFGIAGTNAHVIVGEYTGGQAEVSVVPAPSETPYLLVLSARSMKSLRRLAQSYASYLEPGGKGRSLSLADVCATAAARRDHHACRLWVVGGTADELADRLRALSEGGEIADGGIAECGFEGPRRIAFVFPGQGSQWLGMGRRLLAESTAFRAAMSACDRAVVAESGWSPLEILTRGREEDLAEMDIVQPLLWAVQISLAAHWRQLGVRPDLCIGHSMGEAAAAYVCGALPLADSAAVICRRSRLMKRLAGRGAMLAVGLSAPDALRVADRYGPAVCVAAKNAPQATVLAGDPEVLGRIEEELVAAGETARRVKVSVASHSPDMDLIRDDLCAALADLAPAAVQSPMLSTVTGALVQGEELSGAYWVDNLRKTVRFVDAVRTAAMQEDTVFIELSPHPVLTHAVEETLAAAEAGGWAVPSMMRDQDDTLVMARALGRLYSHGGDIDWNLWAGDKARPVPLPGYVWDDRPFRSRTEASGLTEVRTVALDSPSVPVSLQGLAPTPPAMIMNAALDTVTEMTGQRFALENTRLEAVSPPLHEDAEIRVRVAVDAPDSDGSRSVTMESLEGAACVTTLRATGRLRPMTGERPLDASKDINMALARCRSYLAPEAFRQLTLRWGYDKEEGSLPITQLWARSGESVAWLRFPQTPSYADLESGLLPLLAALPQAHAGTSVYIPTVFSRVAFHGRLTAQMWSMTRFTQVRGRPPRGDVRLLGPEGHLLAEFQGILLRRLDTGGPHSRGRIGSALAALLSRGMCPDRGPQRYRVTPALPAPHTPIRVPAQRTASLPQQPAGVRDTEAPAQTLLRCLAAIMHSAPQEIEVRRPLRDQGLDSLMAMRLHKLLLAEAGVKIAVGRLLSDVTVAQLMDELSPTLARSPA; this comes from the coding sequence ATGATCACGGGACAGGCGCCTGCCAGAGGATCGGCGGAAGACGCCGTCGCTGTAATCGGAATGGGCTGCCGCTTCCCTCAAGCGGAGAGCGTGGATCAGTACTGGCGGCTACTCACCGACCAGGTGGACGCCATCACGGAGGTCCCGGGCGATCGCTTCGACATCGCGGAGCACTACGACCCGTCGCCAGGAACGCCAGGGAAGACCGTCTCCCGTTACGGGGGCTTCCTCGAGTCTCCCTTCCACTTCGATGCCGCGTTCTTCGGCATCTCCCCACTTGAGGCCACCGGCATGGATCCCCAGCAACGTCTCCTGCTACAAGTGACCTGGGAAGCGCTGGAACATGCCGGTATCCGGCCGTCGTCCCTGGCGGGAAGCCGTACTGGGGTCTTCGTCGGCCAGGCAACGGCAGAGTACGGCGAGATATCCGCGCGTACGGCCGACACCGATGTGCGGGAGGCCGCAGGGAACAGACTGCGTGCGGTCACCGCCGGACGCGTTTCGTACACCTTCGACCTGCAGGGACCGAGCCTCGTACTCGACACCGCGTGCTCGTCGTCCCTCGTCGCGGTGCACACCGCCAGGCGCAGCCTTCTCACCGCGGACTGCGACCTCGCAATAGCGGCCGGCGTCAACATCGTGCTGTCGGCCACCGACGCGGTGGCCTACTCACAAGGGTCCATGCTGGCCCCCGACGGGCGGTGCAAGTTCGGCGATGCCAGGGCCGACGGGTTCGTGCGTAGCGACGGCATCGGTGCGGTCGTCCTCAAGCGGTTGGTGGACGCTGAGCGTGACGGTGATCCCGTCCTCGCGGTACTCAGGGGAAGCGCGGTCGTCAACGACGGGCGCGGTAGCGGACTGCTGCTCAAGCCCGCTGCCTCCGGCCAAGTTGCGGCCATGTGGGAGGCCTGCATCTCTGCCGGGATCACTCCAGGTCAACTCGACTATGTCGAGGCACACGGCACCGGGACCCGGGTCGGAGATCTGGCCGAGCTACAGGGACTGGCGGATGCCGTGGCAGGAGAGCGTACTCCTGAACGGCCCCTGCGAGTCGGCTCAGTGAAGACCAACATAGGGCACACGGAAGCCGCAGCGGGCATCGCGGGACTCATCAAGGCGGTGCTCGTGGCCCGGCATCGGCTCGTCCCCGGCTCACTTCACCTCACCACGCCCAACCCGGCCTTGGCGGACGGTCTGCCAGTCGAGGTCGTACGAGGTACCGCAGAGCTGACGCCGACGGGGGATGCGGCTGTGGTGGGAGTCAGCTCCTTCGGTATTGCCGGGACCAACGCCCACGTGATCGTGGGGGAGTACACCGGCGGGCAGGCAGAGGTGTCCGTCGTCCCGGCGCCTTCGGAGACGCCCTACCTCCTTGTCCTGAGCGCACGCTCCATGAAGTCCCTGCGCCGTTTGGCACAGTCGTACGCCTCCTACCTGGAGCCGGGTGGCAAGGGGCGGTCACTTTCCCTGGCTGACGTCTGCGCCACCGCTGCGGCCCGCCGTGATCACCATGCCTGTCGACTGTGGGTGGTCGGCGGCACCGCGGACGAACTCGCCGACCGACTGCGTGCCCTCTCCGAAGGAGGAGAGATCGCCGACGGCGGCATCGCCGAGTGCGGCTTCGAGGGGCCCAGGCGCATTGCATTCGTCTTCCCCGGCCAGGGCTCGCAGTGGCTGGGCATGGGCCGCAGGCTGCTCGCGGAGTCAACTGCGTTTCGTGCTGCGATGTCGGCCTGCGACCGGGCCGTGGTGGCCGAGAGTGGTTGGTCGCCGCTGGAGATTCTCACCCGAGGACGGGAGGAGGATCTGGCGGAAATGGACATCGTCCAGCCGCTTCTGTGGGCGGTGCAGATCAGTCTGGCGGCACACTGGCGGCAGCTGGGAGTCCGGCCCGACCTGTGCATCGGACACAGCATGGGCGAAGCGGCGGCAGCGTATGTGTGCGGTGCCTTGCCCCTTGCCGACTCGGCGGCCGTCATCTGCCGCAGGAGCCGGCTGATGAAGCGGCTGGCTGGACGCGGGGCCATGTTGGCGGTGGGACTGTCGGCCCCGGATGCCCTTCGGGTGGCAGACCGATATGGACCCGCGGTGTGTGTAGCCGCAAAGAACGCGCCCCAGGCCACCGTTCTCGCTGGTGACCCCGAGGTGCTCGGCAGGATCGAGGAAGAACTCGTCGCCGCAGGGGAGACGGCACGTAGGGTGAAGGTGAGCGTCGCCTCCCATTCACCCGATATGGACCTGATACGCGACGACCTCTGCGCGGCCCTCGCCGATCTCGCGCCGGCGGCTGTTCAGTCACCGATGCTGTCGACCGTTACCGGTGCCCTGGTGCAGGGCGAGGAACTCTCGGGCGCCTACTGGGTGGACAACCTCAGAAAGACGGTTCGCTTCGTCGACGCCGTGCGCACCGCGGCGATGCAAGAAGACACCGTCTTCATCGAGCTCAGCCCGCATCCTGTGCTGACGCACGCCGTCGAGGAGACACTCGCTGCGGCAGAGGCCGGAGGATGGGCCGTCCCGTCCATGATGCGTGACCAGGACGACACACTCGTGATGGCCCGCGCGCTTGGCAGGCTCTACTCCCACGGTGGTGACATCGACTGGAATCTCTGGGCTGGCGACAAGGCCCGTCCGGTTCCTCTTCCCGGCTATGTCTGGGACGACAGGCCGTTCCGGAGCAGAACGGAGGCATCCGGTCTCACCGAGGTACGAACCGTAGCGCTCGATAGCCCCAGCGTGCCGGTCTCCTTGCAGGGACTCGCTCCCACGCCGCCTGCCATGATCATGAATGCTGCCCTCGACACCGTCACGGAGATGACCGGGCAGCGGTTCGCGCTGGAAAACACGCGGCTCGAAGCGGTCTCCCCGCCACTCCACGAAGACGCGGAGATCCGCGTTCGCGTGGCCGTGGACGCCCCCGACAGCGACGGCAGCCGGTCGGTGACCATGGAGTCGCTCGAAGGCGCCGCGTGTGTCACCACGCTCCGGGCGACCGGGCGCCTTCGGCCCATGACCGGCGAGCGACCCCTGGACGCCAGCAAGGACATCAACATGGCTCTCGCCCGTTGCCGTTCCTATCTGGCTCCCGAAGCCTTCCGGCAGTTGACCCTGCGATGGGGATACGACAAGGAAGAGGGCTCCCTCCCGATCACCCAACTGTGGGCGCGCTCCGGGGAGTCCGTCGCCTGGCTCCGCTTCCCCCAGACCCCCTCCTACGCAGACCTGGAGTCCGGACTGCTGCCGCTGCTGGCCGCCCTGCCGCAGGCACACGCAGGCACCAGTGTCTACATTCCGACTGTCTTCTCTCGCGTCGCCTTCCACGGGCGCCTCACCGCTCAGATGTGGAGCATGACTCGCTTCACACAGGTACGAGGCCGGCCGCCGAGGGGCGATGTCCGGCTGCTGGGGCCGGAGGGGCACCTCCTCGCCGAATTCCAGGGCATCCTGCTGCGCAGGTTGGACACGGGCGGACCACACAGCCGTGGGCGGATCGGCTCCGCGCTGGCTGCATTGCTTTCCCGGGGAATGTGCCCCGACCGCGGGCCCCAGCGGTATCGCGTGACTCCGGCGCTGCCGGCCCCCCACACGCCGATCCGCGTTCCGGCACAGCGGACAGCGTCACTGCCGCAGCAGCCGGCCGGCGTGCGGGATACCGAGGCACCGGCACAAACCTTGCTGCGTTGCCTGGCTGCCATCATGCACAGCGCGCCGCAGGAGATCGAGGTGCGCCGGCCGCTGCGGGACCAGGGGCTCGACTCCTTGATGGCCATGCGGCTCCATAAGCTCCTGCTGGCCGAGGCCGGTGTGAAGATCGCCGTCGGACGTTTGCTGAGCGATGTAACCGTGGCGCAGCTCATGGACGAGCTTTCTCCCACTCTCGCCAGATCACCGGCATGA
- a CDS encoding flavin reductase family protein → MTNPPSTAALPDHDTFRSVLGHFPSGVTVVTGGAPDSPVGFTCQSFSSLSLDPPLVVVLPGRSSRSWPAIAASGRFCVNVLAEHQRQLSNVFAHSGADKFADVRWSLTPLGSPLLAGVSAWIDCDVKEIHPGGDHFIVVGEVRHCGAAAAPPLVFHRGRYQGIRGASGCDPVASSGLPRKAPSLGRRPGDVRSTV, encoded by the coding sequence ATGACAAATCCTCCTTCCACTGCCGCCCTACCCGACCATGACACCTTCCGTTCGGTCCTTGGGCACTTTCCCTCCGGGGTCACCGTGGTCACCGGTGGAGCGCCGGACTCCCCCGTGGGGTTTACCTGCCAGTCGTTCTCCTCGCTCTCCCTGGACCCGCCGCTGGTCGTCGTGCTTCCCGGCCGCTCGTCCCGCAGTTGGCCGGCGATCGCGGCATCCGGCCGCTTCTGCGTCAATGTTCTCGCTGAGCACCAGCGACAGCTCAGCAACGTCTTCGCGCACTCGGGCGCGGACAAGTTCGCCGACGTGCGGTGGTCCCTGACCCCGCTGGGGTCACCGCTTCTCGCCGGAGTGTCGGCGTGGATCGACTGCGACGTCAAGGAGATCCACCCGGGCGGCGACCACTTCATCGTCGTGGGCGAGGTACGTCACTGCGGAGCGGCCGCAGCGCCCCCGCTGGTGTTTCACCGTGGCCGGTATCAGGGCATACGAGGCGCATCCGGGTGCGACCCGGTGGCCTCCTCCGGACTTCCCAGGAAGGCTCCCAGCCTCGGACGTCGTCCCGGGGACGTACGGTCGACGGTCTGA
- a CDS encoding acyl-CoA dehydrogenase family protein has product MSTALVTPEPAATAGHLEGRTALGITSPLNLRPSSVVDPAALADVLATARENAPSADVEAAFPTAVMDRLRTTRLLGLVVPTRYGGPGGTVDDVLAVSHALSRECTSSGMIFAMHSQQVEAVVRYGPPRLAEQLLPRIARGEVYLASVTTEVGNGGYLLSAGEAVENLGDTLRVQRMAPVVTGGEYADGYLISMRADTEAAENQVSLVYADAQDVTAEPLGGWNPLGMRATRSVPMRFDGAVPHGNVIGGSGRFREIVTETFGPLAHLGWSACWLGTAAGALARTVAWLRSPAERKHRDMTSDLLRSRLSHIRQRLDLVHALIAHGTDVYKTSQSPQAAPYQLLMNAVKLTASQECLAAVNDLIELVGMRHGYLKNSELGLERAVRDLRSAALNYSNDRLHAVDGAMALLDSEVRFV; this is encoded by the coding sequence ATGAGCACCGCCCTTGTCACTCCAGAACCGGCCGCCACGGCAGGGCACTTAGAGGGCCGCACGGCACTGGGCATCACCAGCCCGTTGAACCTGCGACCGTCCTCCGTGGTCGATCCCGCGGCGCTGGCCGACGTGCTGGCCACGGCCCGTGAAAACGCCCCGTCCGCCGACGTGGAAGCCGCTTTCCCGACCGCCGTGATGGACCGCCTGCGCACGACCCGTCTGTTGGGCTTGGTCGTTCCCACGCGCTACGGCGGACCCGGAGGGACGGTCGACGACGTCCTCGCGGTCAGCCATGCCCTGTCCCGGGAGTGCACCTCCTCGGGAATGATCTTCGCCATGCACAGTCAGCAGGTCGAGGCCGTCGTCCGCTACGGCCCACCGCGACTGGCCGAGCAGTTGCTGCCCCGAATTGCCCGAGGCGAGGTCTATCTCGCCTCCGTCACCACCGAGGTGGGCAATGGCGGATACCTGCTCAGCGCGGGTGAGGCGGTGGAAAACCTCGGCGACACCCTGCGAGTGCAGCGGATGGCCCCCGTTGTCACCGGAGGCGAATACGCCGACGGCTACCTGATCAGCATGCGCGCGGACACTGAAGCGGCCGAGAACCAGGTGTCGCTGGTCTACGCCGATGCCCAGGACGTGACGGCCGAGCCACTCGGCGGCTGGAATCCGCTGGGCATGCGGGCCACGCGCAGCGTCCCGATGCGCTTCGACGGCGCGGTCCCCCACGGCAACGTGATCGGAGGGTCAGGCCGCTTCAGGGAGATCGTCACCGAGACTTTCGGGCCGCTGGCCCACCTCGGCTGGTCTGCCTGCTGGCTGGGCACCGCGGCCGGAGCGCTGGCCCGGACGGTCGCCTGGCTGCGCAGTCCGGCCGAACGCAAGCACCGGGACATGACCTCCGACCTGCTGCGAAGTCGCCTGTCCCACATCCGGCAGCGACTGGATCTGGTGCATGCGCTGATCGCACACGGCACCGATGTGTACAAGACCTCGCAGTCCCCCCAGGCCGCGCCGTATCAACTGCTGATGAACGCCGTCAAACTCACCGCGTCACAGGAGTGCCTGGCCGCGGTCAACGACCTGATCGAGTTGGTCGGTATGCGTCACGGCTACCTCAAGAACTCCGAACTGGGCCTGGAGCGCGCGGTACGTGACCTGCGGTCGGCCGCGCTCAACTACAGCAATGACCGGCTCCACGCCGTCGACGGTGCGATGGCCCTCTTGGACAGCGAGGTGCGCTTTGTCTGA